From Phragmites australis chromosome 5, lpPhrAust1.1, whole genome shotgun sequence, a single genomic window includes:
- the LOC133919668 gene encoding protein NRT1/ PTR FAMILY 7.3-like: MDPATVDSKWVSRITEDGSMDRRGNPAIKATTGKWRSAILLLANYGLVTCAFFGVGVNLVVFLRRVLHQDNAEAANNISKWTGTVYIFSLIGAFLSDSYWGRYITCAIFQIIYVTGLVTLSLASWFLLVKPSGCGAVKARCDEPSAPGIALFYLSTYMIAFGNGGYQPSIATFGSDQFDETDPKEARSKVAFFSYFYLALNVGSLFSNTVLVYYEDSGRWVMGFWVSAAAAGLALVLFLLGTPNYRHFKSTGNPLTRIAQVFVAAFRKWHAEVPRGELLHEVEGEDPKISGMRKILHSDGLRFLDKAATITEEEYGELENMKNPWRLCTVTQVEEVKCVLKMLPIWLCTIVYSVVFTQMASLFVEQGATMNTNIGSFHIPAASMSLFDILSVLAFIAIYRRVLVPVMSRLSGNPQGLTELQRMGVGLVIGMAAMVVAGVVEVERLKRVAAPDQPSSLSVLWQVPQYALIGASEVFMYVGQLEFFNGQAPDGVKSFGSALCMASISLGNYVSIMLVSVVTSLTAGEKRPGWIPGNLNSGHLDRFYFLLAALSLVDLAVYIACAVWYKGIKLDRGDEKAKAPAHV; this comes from the exons ATGGATCCCGCCACTGTCGATTCGAAATGGGTATCTCGCATCACCGAAGATGGGTCAATGGACAGACGAGGAAACCCAGCTATCAAAGCAACCACTGGGAAATGGAGATCTGCTATCCTGTTGCTAG CCAACTACGGGCTCGTGACGTGCGCCTTCTTCGGCGTCGGGGTGAATCTTGTGGTGTTCCTGCGGCGGGTGCTCCACCAGGACAACGCCGAGGCGGCCAACAACATCAGCAAGTGGACTGGCACGGTCTACATCTTCTCGCTCATCGGCGCGTTCCTCAGCGACTCCTACTGGGGCCGATACATCACATGCGCCATCTTTCAGATCATCTACGTGACG GGCCTTGTGACACTGTCGCTGGCATCATGGTTCTTGCTGGTGAAACCCTCCGGCTGCGGCGCCGTCAAGGCGCGCTGCGACGAGCCGTCGGCGCCCGGCATCGCGCTGTTCTACCTGTCCACATACATGATCGCGTTCGGCAACGGAGGGTACCAGCCTTCCATCGCGACGTTCGGGTCGGACCAGTTCGACGAGACCGACCCCAAGGAGGCGCGCTCCAAGGTCGCCTTCTTCAGCTACTTCTACCTGGCGCTCAACGTGGGGTCCCTGTTCTCCAACACGGTGCTGGTGTACTACGAGGACTCGGGGCGCTGGGTCATGGGGTTCTGGGTctcggcggccgccgcggggcTGGCGCTCGTGCTCTTCTTGCTCGGCACGCCCAACTACCGGCACTTCAAGTCGACCGGCAACCCGCTGACCCGCATCGCGCAGGTGTTCGTCGCCGCGTTCCGCAAGTGGCACGCCGAGGTGCCACGAGGCGAGCTCCTCCACGAGGTGGAAGGAGAGGACCCTAAAATTTCGGGCATGCGCAAGATCCTTCACAGCGACGGGCTCAGGTTTCTCGACAAGGCGGCTACGATCACCGAGGAGGAGTACGGCGAGCTGGAGAACATGAAGAACCCGTGGAGGCTCTGCACGGTGACGCAGGTCGAGGAGGTGAAGTGCGTCCTCAAGATGCTGCCCATCTGGCTGTGCACGATCGTGTACTCGGTGGTGTTCACCCAGATGGCGTCGCTGTTCGTGGAGCAGGGCGCCACCATGAACACCAACATCGGCTCGTTCCACATCCCCGCCGCTAGCATGTCTCTGTTCGACATCCTCAGCGTGCTGGCTTTCATCGCCATCTACCGGCGCGTGCTGGTGCCCGTCATGTCGCGACTGTCTGGCAACCCGCAGGGGTTGACCGAGCTGCAGCGCATGGGCGTCGGGCTCGTGATCGGAATGGCGGCCATGGTGGTGGCGGGCGTGGTCGAGGTCGAGAGGCTGAAACGTGTGGCGGCCCCGGACCAACCGAGCTCCCTAAGCGTGCTGTGGCAGGTGCCGCAGTACGCGCTGATCGGGGCGTCGGAGGTGTTCATGTACGTGGGGCAGCTGGAGTTCTTCAACGGGCAGGCGCCCGACGGCGTGAAGAGCTTCGGCAGCGCGCTGTGCATGGCGTCCATCTCGCTCGGGAACTACGTTAGCATCATGCTGGTGAGCGTGGTCACCAGCCTCACCGCCGGGGAGAAGCGGCCAGGGTGGATCCCGGGCAACCTCAACTCCGGCCACCTCGACAGGTTCTacttcctcctcgccgcgctCTCGCTCGTGGACCTCGCTGTGTACATCGCCTGCGCGGTGTGGTACAAGGGCATCAAGCTCGACAGGGGCGACGAGAAGGCAAAGGCCCCGGCGCATGTTTAG